AgtaaaaccataaaaaatgCTACTATGAGTACATAATTTAGATTCACTCTAATTTTTTGATGTCAGCTAATTGTTTGATCAATTCATCCAAATCTTTGTCGGAGCTTCCTCCCTTGACCGCACTCAAGGCTGCATCACTCAACTCTTTGGCTCGAACATTCTGGGGCTTAATTTTGTCAAGTGAGACTACCAATAATCGAGCCAACTCATTAGAGTCAGAAATATTTTCAATGCCCTCGCCAACTCTAATTGCCACGCCTAATTGGTCGACCAACAACAAGGCATTAGTAAACTGCTCTGCACCCATTGGCCATGTCAACATCACAACTCCCGAGATAAGCCCTTCCAACACCGAGTTCCACCCACAATGAGTCAAGAATGAACCTACAGCTCGATGTCTTAGTATAGCCACCTGTGGGGACCACCCCTTGATCACTAAGCCCTTATCGCCCACGCGATCTCTAAACCCATCGAGAATCGAACCTTGATCATCAGGCACCCTCACGCACAAAATAAAATGGACCCCACTACACTCCAACGCTGTGGCAAAAACATTTAATTGCTTACTTGTCAACACAGCACGACTTCCAAAGCACACGTAAACAACAGAATTGTCAAGACGAGCATCCAGCCACGTCATAAGCTTGTGACATGGCACAGAGCTGGCCCCACCTCTAGTAGCCGATCCAATCAAATCACCTTCAAGTGGCAATACAGGTCCTACCGCCCACACTCGATTGTGCCCAACCTCTCTCTTCAAATGGTCAAAGTACACACTCTCCAAATTGGCGAACGAGTTAAACACAATTCCCCAACTCTCGAAATTAGCCAGCATGCTGTTTCTGTGAAATTCCCAATCTGGGTCAGCTTCCAGATCGTTTCTATAATGTGGAGGGATCTGCCACCAAGGGTACGTCGAGGAATTCGGGACCTTAGGTAATGAAATTAGGAAATTGATATCCTTACCGGGATCATTGTTTTTGGGTGGGTCACGGGTCATAGAAAAAGCTACAGACATCCCAAAAGCACCGGAGGGCGAGAAGCAGAGACGTGGCACTTTAAGCTCACAGGCAAGGTAGTGGGTCCAGCCGAGGAAAAAATCAGATATGATAGCCACAGGTGGTAAAGGTTGAGACTGGAACCATTGGAGTAGGATAGGATAGTGAAGGTCACGCAAGGCGCGCACGTCAGCGGTGAGTCTCGTATGTGGAGTGATATCTGGGGCCGGGAGAACCAAGTGTTTGAGAGAAGATGGGTGGGTGGAGAGGTATGGTTCAAGTAAATGGACGTTGTTGGGGGTGACCAAAACGGTGACGTTTAGGCCGCGGGTGAATAACAGGTGGGTGAGGTCTAGGAGGGGGATGATGTGGCCTGCGGTTGGGTAAGGATAAGCAACGATGTGGAGGTTGGTCTTGGACTTGGTGGTGGACATGGCTTTTTCTGTAAAGATTAAAGAAGCTTTGTTGTGCGGTGAGGTTTGGCTATTATTTGGTGAGTTTAAGGTGGTCTTCAATGGTTATAAAATTTGGGAATAGGCTCTATAGTTGTTGCTTAGTTTGAACATAAATATAGCCAAATCAAGACTTGCTGCCTTTGCTgactttatcttttcttttcctatgtTCTACGTCATGCATGACGTAGATATATAGCAAAGCTATGTTACATTGGGGTGGGGACCCGTGGCCGTGGAGAAGGAAAAACATGTTTAGAGCATTCATATCGGAAATATCATATGTCATATGTAGGCAGAATTTAGTATAAAG
The Quercus lobata isolate SW786 chromosome 10, ValleyOak3.0 Primary Assembly, whole genome shotgun sequence DNA segment above includes these coding regions:
- the LOC115964495 gene encoding flavonol 3-O-glucosyltransferase UGT89B1-like, yielding MSTTKSKTNLHIVAYPYPTAGHIIPLLDLTHLLFTRGLNVTVLVTPNNVHLLEPYLSTHPSSLKHLVLPAPDITPHTRLTADVRALRDLHYPILLQWFQSQPLPPVAIISDFFLGWTHYLACELKVPRLCFSPSGAFGMSVAFSMTRDPPKNNDPGKDINFLISLPKVPNSSTYPWWQIPPHYRNDLEADPDWEFHRNSMLANFESWGIVFNSFANLESVYFDHLKREVGHNRVWAVGPVLPLEGDLIGSATRGGASSVPCHKLMTWLDARLDNSVVYVCFGSRAVLTSKQLNVFATALECSGVHFILCVRVPDDQGSILDGFRDRVGDKGLVIKGWSPQVAILRHRAVGSFLTHCGWNSVLEGLISGVVMLTWPMGAEQFTNALLLVDQLGVAIRVGEGIENISDSNELARLLVVSLDKIKPQNVRAKELSDAALSAVKGGSSDKDLDELIKQLADIKKLE